One Pseudomonas sp. FP1742 genomic window carries:
- a CDS encoding gamma-carboxygeranoyl-CoA hydratase: MSDFNTLELQTDPRGFATLWLSREEKNNAFNAEMIRELILALDKVSSDASLRFLLIRGRGKHFSAGADLAWMQQSAELDYHTNLDDARELAELMYNLAKLKVPTLAVVQGAAFGGALGLISCCDMAIGADDAQFCLSEVRIGLAPAVISPFVVQAIGERAARRYALTAERFGGQRAREIGLLSESYPMAELEQKIDQWIDNLLLNSPAAMRASKDLLREVGNGALTPALRRYTENAIARIRVSPEGQEGLRAFLQKRSPTWQAETTLKEPR; this comes from the coding sequence ATGAGCGACTTCAACACCCTCGAGCTGCAGACCGATCCCCGTGGTTTTGCCACCCTGTGGCTCAGCCGAGAAGAAAAGAACAACGCGTTCAATGCCGAGATGATCCGCGAACTGATCCTCGCGCTGGACAAAGTGTCGAGCGATGCCAGCCTGCGTTTTCTGCTGATCCGTGGGCGCGGCAAGCATTTCAGCGCCGGCGCCGATCTGGCCTGGATGCAGCAATCGGCCGAACTCGATTACCACACCAACCTTGATGACGCCCGGGAACTGGCGGAATTGATGTACAACCTCGCCAAGCTGAAAGTCCCGACACTGGCCGTGGTGCAGGGCGCGGCGTTTGGCGGCGCGCTGGGCCTGATCAGTTGCTGCGACATGGCGATTGGCGCCGACGACGCGCAGTTCTGCCTGTCGGAAGTGCGCATCGGCCTGGCGCCAGCGGTCATCAGCCCGTTCGTGGTGCAAGCCATCGGCGAGCGCGCGGCACGGCGTTATGCCTTGACTGCCGAACGTTTCGGCGGGCAACGGGCGCGGGAAATCGGCTTGTTGTCGGAGAGCTATCCGATGGCTGAGCTGGAACAGAAAATCGATCAGTGGATCGACAATCTGCTGCTCAATAGCCCGGCAGCCATGCGCGCCAGCAAGGACCTGCTGCGCGAAGTCGGCAACGGCGCGCTGACCCCGGCGCTGCGGCGCTACACCGAGAACGCCATCGCCCGAATCCGCGTCAGCCCGGAAGGCCAGGAAGGCTTGCGCGCCTTCCTGCAAAAACGCTCGCCCACCTGGCAAGCTGAAACCACTCTCAAGGAGCCGCGTTGA